Proteins from a single region of Antechinus flavipes isolate AdamAnt ecotype Samford, QLD, Australia chromosome 2, AdamAnt_v2, whole genome shotgun sequence:
- the LOC127552504 gene encoding olfactory receptor 4K5-like, which translates to MDGANSSVVSEFVLLGLSSSRELQLFFFVFFSLLYGMIILGNLLIMVIVTSDARLHSPMYFLLGNLSFIDICQSSFATPKMIADFLNEHKTISFNGCIAQIFFIHLFTGGEMVLLVSMAYDRYVAICKPLHYVTIMNQQVCITLVLASWTVGFVHTISQLSFTVNLPFCGPNVVDSFFCDLPRVTKLACLDSYTIEILIVANSGILSLSTFFLLSISYVVILVTVRYKSSAAMTKAFSTLSAHIMVVALFFGPCIFIYVWPFTTYPVDKVLAIFYTIFTPILNPFIYTLRNKDMKAAMKKLVTRKLKSKKISEISIMMRPSLY; encoded by the coding sequence ATGGATGGAGCTAATTCCTCTGTTGTGTCTGAATTTGTGCTGCTGGGGCTCTCCAGTTCTCGAGAACttcagcttttcttttttgttttcttctccctgTTGTATGGGATGATTATCCTGGGCAATCTTCTCATCATGGTTATAGTGACCTCTGATGCTCGCCTGCACTCTCCCATGTACTTCCTGTTGGGAAATCTGTCCTTTATTGATATCTGTCAGTCCTCTTTTGCTACCCCAAAGATGATTGCAGACTTTCTGAATGAACACAAGACTATATCCTTCAATGGCTGTATAGCCCAGATTttctttattcatctcttcactggTGGCGAGATGGTGCTGCTGGTCTCCATGGCCTATGATAGATATGTGGCCATCTGTAAACCTCTACATTATGTGACCATCATGAATCAGCAGGTCTGTATTACCTTAGTATTAGCCTCCTGGACTGTTGGGTTTGTGCACACCATAAGTCAATTGTCATTTACTGTGAATTTGCCTTTTTGTGGACCTAATGTGGTGGACAGCTTTTTCTGTGACCTTCCCAGAGTGACTAAGCTTGCCTGCCTTGACTCCTATACCATAGAGATATTAATTGTGGCCAACAGTGGGATTCTTTCCTTAAGCACCTTCTTCCTTTTGTCCATTTCATATGTAGTCATTCTGGTCACTGTTCGGTATAAGTCTTCTGCTGCAATGACTAAGGCATTTTCCACATTGAGTGCTCACATAATGGTTGTGGCCTTATTCTTTGGGCCCTGTATCTTTATTTATGTGTGGCCTTTCACCACCTACCCAGTAGATAAAGTCCTTGCCATATTTTACACCATTTTCACCCCTATCTTGAACCCCTTTATTTACACATTAAGGAACAAAGATATGAAGGCTGCCATGAAGAAACTTGTGACTCGAAAACTGAAGTCCAAGAAGATTTCTGAGATATCCATCATGATGAGACCTTCTCTGTATTAA